The following are encoded together in the Blastocatellia bacterium genome:
- a CDS encoding response regulator, with the protein MADRKVLVVDDSATMRQLLIMAVRKLDGIGPLTFVEAVDGKDGYEKFAAGNFDLILSDIKMPNMTGLDLVAKVRQESNNKNVPIIIISTKGEDMRYKQV; encoded by the coding sequence ATGGCAGATAGAAAAGTATTAGTAGTTGATGATTCTGCTACTATGCGACAGTTATTAATTATGGCGGTTCGTAAATTAGATGGAATCGGGCCATTAACTTTTGTTGAAGCAGTAGATGGTAAAGATGGTTATGAAAAATTTGCGGCTGGAAATTTTGACCTAATTTTAAGTGATATAAAAATGCCTAATATGACAGGGCTAGATCTAGTTGCAAAAGTTAGGCAAGAATCAAATAACAAAAATGTACCAATTATTATTATTAGTACTAAGGGCGAAGACATGAGATACAAGCAGGTTTAA
- a CDS encoding chemotaxis protein CheX, with the protein MRLEFVKAFVQITKEIFSEVLDSNVATGPLSLANTPKVQGKVITLVDLGGDVLGKIILQMDLNTAIKMSERMMGKTTFPKTMVASCIAELTGMAVGRAISWINDQNWNIGITPPIVIMETPLQVATQQVETLVFPLNTPCGEVTLNITVVDKL; encoded by the coding sequence ATGAGATTAGAATTTGTTAAAGCTTTTGTACAAATTACTAAAGAAATTTTTAGCGAAGTGTTAGACTCAAATGTTGCCACAGGCCCGCTTAGTTTGGCTAATACTCCTAAAGTACAGGGTAAAGTAATTACCTTAGTTGACCTAGGGGGCGATGTACTAGGGAAAATTATTCTACAAATGGATCTTAATACCGCTATTAAGATGTCAGAAAGAATGATGGGTAAAACTACTTTTCCAAAAACAATGGTAGCTTCTTGTATTGCAGAACTAACAGGTATGGCTGTAGGTCGTGCTATATCCTGGATTAATGATCAGAACTGGAATATTGGTATAACTCCCCCAATAGTTATTATGGAAACTCCCCTGCAAGTTGCTACTCAACAGGTAGAAACTTTAGTTTTTCCATTAAATACTCCTTGTGGAGAAGTAACACTAAACATAACAGTAGTAGATAAACTATAG
- a CDS encoding response regulator codes for MTENNIEQIQIAAFTCLIVDDSEFARIHLMELMIDLLGQEKISFEMASGGIEAIEIYQKIKPKLVMMDIVMLGIDGVETVQKICDLDPTACIIMVSSLSYKEKVKQAIMAGAKHFVVKPIKAELLKRVIVDVLTK; via the coding sequence GTGACAGAAAATAATATTGAGCAAATACAAATAGCTGCTTTTACTTGTTTAATTGTTGATGATTCTGAGTTTGCTCGTATACATTTGATGGAATTAATGATAGATCTATTGGGGCAAGAAAAGATTTCTTTTGAAATGGCATCTGGAGGCATTGAAGCAATAGAAATTTATCAGAAAATAAAACCAAAACTAGTTATGATGGATATTGTAATGCTGGGGATTGATGGGGTTGAAACTGTTCAGAAAATTTGTGATTTAGATCCAACAGCTTGCATTATTATGGTTAGTTCTTTAAGTTATAAAGAAAAAGTCAAACAAGCTATTATGGCTGGAGCAAAACATTTTGTTGTTAAGCCAATAAAAGCAGAATTACTAAAGCGTGTCATTGTTGATGTTTTAACAAAGTAA
- a CDS encoding purine-binding chemotaxis protein CheW, which produces MANKQLILFKVASEIFAVEISLVKEIVPFQNITPVPDAYNFVEGIINLRGKIVTIIDMRKRLHTQIAESKEKTSRIIILEIDDKLMGMLVDAASEIIRVDDKAIGPAPELISGQGNNYIIGVIKHNDRLIVMLDLKKILSSQEIGKLDDLVKSLYGQTT; this is translated from the coding sequence ATGGCAAACAAACAATTAATTTTATTTAAAGTTGCTAGTGAAATCTTTGCTGTAGAAATTAGCTTAGTAAAAGAAATTGTTCCTTTTCAAAATATAACTCCAGTTCCAGATGCTTATAATTTTGTCGAAGGTATTATTAATTTACGTGGTAAGATAGTCACCATCATTGATATGCGTAAACGCCTTCATACACAAATAGCAGAATCTAAAGAAAAAACTTCTAGGATTATTATCCTAGAAATAGATGATAAGTTAATGGGTATGTTGGTTGATGCTGCATCTGAAATAATACGTGTTGATGATAAGGCTATTGGCCCAGCACCAGAGCTAATTAGCGGACAAGGAAATAATTATATTATTGGAGTTATTAAACATAATGATCGATTGATTGTTATGTTGGACTTAAAGAAAATTTTAAGTTCTCAAGAAATTGGTAAGTTAGATGATTTAGTAAAAAGTCTTTAT
- a CDS encoding chemotaxis response regulator protein-glutamate methylesterase — protein sequence MILVRDKIKVLITDDSALMRKLISAMLSQDAEIEVVATAMDGILALKKIEQYQPDVITLDIIMPNMDGLTTLEHIVSRYHLPVIIVSSLVSPGAEITLRALELGAVDFVAKPKNLVPDQINIIAQELVAKIKAVANYRSRKVLNLCDKQIDKETNKEEKPLFEKKLTEIVKSEEKAAKLICIGISTGGPEALSWLLPKLPKNLAAAVLIVQHMPEGFTAQLAQRLNKLSAIPIKEAADGDLILASRVLIAPGGRQMYVKKRPLAATVVVSEAPPVSGHCPSVDVLFASAATEYGDNAIGVIMTGMGEDGVIGLGKIKQAGGLTLAQDEASCVVFGMPKVALAKGYVDEVVSLEKIPDYLVEKVGVYACDRK from the coding sequence ATGATTTTAGTAAGAGATAAAATTAAAGTATTAATAACAGATGATTCAGCTTTAATGCGTAAGCTGATCTCAGCAATGCTAAGTCAGGATGCAGAAATTGAAGTTGTTGCAACAGCTATGGATGGGATTTTAGCATTAAAAAAGATTGAGCAATATCAACCAGATGTAATTACTTTAGATATTATAATGCCTAATATGGATGGGTTAACCACACTTGAACATATTGTTTCAAGATATCATTTACCAGTAATTATAGTTAGTTCTTTAGTTTCACCAGGTGCAGAAATAACATTAAGGGCTTTAGAGTTAGGTGCTGTAGACTTTGTTGCAAAGCCTAAAAATCTTGTACCTGATCAGATAAATATTATTGCTCAAGAACTAGTAGCAAAGATAAAGGCTGTAGCTAATTATCGTAGTAGAAAAGTTCTTAATCTATGTGATAAGCAAATAGATAAAGAGACAAACAAAGAAGAAAAACCCTTATTTGAAAAGAAGTTAACAGAAATAGTAAAATCAGAAGAAAAGGCAGCAAAATTAATTTGTATTGGTATTTCTACAGGAGGGCCAGAAGCACTTTCTTGGCTACTACCAAAATTACCAAAAAATTTAGCAGCAGCAGTTTTAATAGTTCAACATATGCCAGAAGGCTTTACAGCACAACTAGCACAACGCTTAAATAAACTTAGTGCAATTCCAATAAAGGAAGCTGCTGATGGAGATTTAATTTTAGCAAGTAGAGTTTTAATTGCTCCTGGTGGTCGTCAAATGTATGTTAAAAAACGTCCCTTAGCCGCTACTGTTGTGGTTAGTGAAGCACCTCCTGTGTCTGGTCATTGTCCTTCGGTAGATGTGCTTTTTGCCTCAGCCGCTACAGAATATGGTGATAATGCTATTGGGGTAATTATGACTGGCATGGGCGAAGATGGGGTTATTGGATTAGGTAAAATAAAGCAAGCTGGAGGACTCACTTTGGCACAGGATGAAGCTAGTTGTGTAGTTTTTGGTATGCCTAAAGTAGCTTTGGCTAAGGGATATGTTGATGAAGTAGTATCCCTAGAGAAAATACCAGACTATTTAGTTGAAAAAGTGGGGGTTTACGCCTGTGACAGAAAATAA